The region TCCGGCGACCAACATGCTCGGCGAAACTTACTATAGCGTCGTACCAATGCTCTGGGGTCCGTATTTCGCCAAGCTGAGCGTGGCGCCGATTTCGCCCGATCTGCAGCGGCTCAAAGGTCAGCCGCTGGACCTGAAGGACGGTCCAAACGCTCTGCGCGACGCAATCACCGAACACTTCGCCAACCACGGCGGCACCTGGGAAGTGCGCGTACAACTGGCCACCGACCTGGAGGCAATGCCCATCGAAGACGCCACCGTGGAATGGCCGGAAGAACAGAGCCCGTACGTTCCGGTAGGCCGTATCGAGCTGAAACCGCAAAAAGGCTGGTCGGACGCGTTGGCCAGACGCATCGATGACGGGATGTCGTTCAGCCCCTGGCACGGGCTGGCCGCACATCGTCCGCTTGGTGGAATCATGCGAGCACGTAAACCTGCCTACGAAATGTCTGCAGGATTTCGCGCGACACATAACGGCTGTCCAATCCACGAGCCGGAATGACAGGCGATGCCGCAGCCAATGAGCTGCGCAAACCAGATCGGAAGGCCGCTTGGTAAAGCACAATTGAGGGTTGGCGTGGGATGCATGCGCAAGGAAATGGGGTCAGTTCAGGTACATTTTCCCGGTATTCGGGATGGAGCCAGGCTCTTCCGATACTGGGAATACCCGCACATTCCTGCCTCCGTAAACTTGATCTCTCATCGCCAGGACCGCCAATGCTGCCCGTTCAACCTATTTTGGAGATTAATCGTAGGGAGCGCGCAGTCGGTTGGCGCTGGCTGGATAGCGGCTGGTCTCCCATAGCGCTAGCGGATAAGCTAACCGCCTCGCTAACAACCTCGGAGCTATCCATGGCTGATCAGGATATTCGCTGGCTGCAACGACTCGCCAACTATCAGCGTGCGCTATCGCGCCTGCGAGACGCTGTGGACCTGGCCGGAACCCGCCCGCTCAGCGACCTGGAAAAACAGGGGCTTATTCAGGCGTTCGAGTTCGTTTTTGAGCTGGCCTGGAATCTGATGAAAGATTATTTTCTGTATCAGGGCAACCCTGCTATCACCGGTTCCCGTGATGCCATCCGCAGCGCGTTCAAGCAGCAGCTCATCACCGACGGTGAAGGTTGGATGGAAATGATCAAGAGCCGCAATCAGTCCGCACATACCTATAACGAAGCGGTGGCCAATGCGATTACGGATAACATTCTGAACATCTACCACGATTTATTCGAACAGTTCGCCATCCAGATGCAGACCCTTGCAGATCAGCCATGACCGCAGAAACTCCATTTGGTCTTCCCGCTACAGCCATCGCTGCTCTGCGACACTTGTTTGACCGCTGGCCTGACATCGAGAGTGTCTGGATCTACGGCTCTAGAGCCAAAGGAAATTATCGCCCGGGATCTGACATAGACTTGACACTCAAGGGCGAGGCCCTGGATATGCACGACTTGCTGGCTATCGAGAACCAGATCGACGATTTGCTATTGCCCTGGTCTGTTGACCTCTCGCTATACACGCATATAGACAATGACAGTTTGCGGGAGCACATCGAAAGAGCTGGGCAGGTTTTTTATCAGCGGACTGCTGGCTGATCCACGGTCCAGAGAAGCGACAGATGGTGTTGCGTGAAATCACCGCTGCCAATGGTTAGGGCGGCCTACCAACCTTGGCAAACTGCCCCCGCATCGGCATCATGCCCGCCGCTATGATTGATACGGATCCACAATGCACGGAAAGCTGTTTGTTGTATTCGCGCTTGCCCTCCCTCTCTTCGGCTGTTCCATTCAGCAGCAGATCGAACACGTCAATAAACGACCGAACGCGCCCCTGTGTGTGGTGAACAACCCCGGTGTGCGCAGCGGTGTGCTGGACAGCGTCCTGCTGACCTTGTCGTCCAGAGGGGTGAATTACCATCTGGTTCATAACCGGTCGGCGGCGCAGGCCTGTGAATGGGCGTTGACCTACGATGCGCGGTGGTCGGTCGATCTGGGCAGTTATATGTCCTACGCGGCTATACAGGTATACCGCGGCGGCAGGCCGGCGGGGCATGCGATCTACGATGCCAGCAACGGGCGTGGGCACCCGGATAAATATGTGCAGGTGCAGCCGAAGATTGTTGAGCTGGTGGATGAGCTGTTTCGGCCGTAAGCATTCAATCAATAACGGCTCCGGTGGTGGACATATGGCGTAGCGCAGGCGCGCTCCCCCAAGGCACGACAACCCTTTATGACAGCCATATGAAGTTCGACCAGCGGCTCCGCTCTGCAACCGCTTTGTCATCCCGTTAGGATTAGCTAGGAGCATCTCAATTGGCGCGGCAGCGGGTCGCGCCCGGACGGAGGTGCTTCATGAATGCTAACAAGGCGGTCGTTCGCGTGCACCGCGACCTCAAGGTGCACACCAGCTATTACGCCTGCCCCGGCGTTACCAGCACGATCATTCTGGTGAACGGTTCGCTGGCGACCAGTGCATCCTTTGGTCAGACGCTGCGTTATCTGCAGCCGCTGTTCAACGTGGTGTTGTTCGACATGCCCTACGCCGGGCAGTCCCGCCCGTACAACCCCTGCCCGCCTTTGATCGGCAAGGAAGACGAGGCGATTATTCTCCTTGAACTGATCGAGCATTTTGAGGCGGACCGGGTGATGTCTTTCTCCTGGGGCGGCGTGGCGACCTTGCTGGCGCTGGCCCAGCGGCCGGAGCGGATCAAACAGGCGGTGATCGAATCCTTCTCGCCGGTACTCAACGCGCCCATGCGTGATTATCTGGCCTCGGCTGAGGATTGCCTGGCTGCGCTGGATCGCGAGGAAGTCGGCGATCTGATCAACCGCACCATCGGAGAGTATCTGCCACCCTTCTTCAAGCGTTGCAACTTCCGCCACGTCAGTACGCTGGAAGACCACGAGTACGAGCAGATGCTTTATCACGTGCGGCAGATGAAGAGCCTGGTGGCCGATAACTACATGCGCTGTGTGAGCAACATTGACGTGCCGTTGCTGTTTATCAACGGTGAGTGGGACCAGTACACCAGCCCGGAGGACGCTCGGAAATTTGGCGGCCTAGCCCCGCAGGCCGAATTTGTGACCGTAAGGCATTGCGGGCACTTTCTGGAGATGGAACACCGCACCGCCTGGTGGGAAGTACGCCGTGCGGTGGAGGGGTTCCTGTTGGCGCGACCCAAACCGAAACCTGTCGAGGCTACGCAACCTGTAGCGGAGCAGCCCAACGTGCTGCCGTTCAGAAAGGTGGCTTCGGTTGGTTGAGGGTGTTGCTCCCGGCACGCTCTTGTCAGAGCATGCCGGGATATTGCTGCTTAGGGATTCATCGAATCGAATACAGTCTTCTCAACGCCAGCAGCTTCAGCGCGCAGCCTGATCAGATCCTTGATCTTGCGATGCGGGAAGACGTAGAACTGATCCTCCTCAACTGCTTTCAGCGTCATCTCCGCAATGTCTTCTGCCTTGATGCGACCCTTGGCGACGGCGGATTGAATAGCAGCGGTACGCTCAGCAGCGACTTCAGTGCGCACAATGGTGTCTGCCTTGTCAGCCGGACGGTTACGTGCGGAATCATGGATGGCGGTGGGGAAGAATGCCGGGCAGAGTACCGTGACGCCGACCTGTTCAGCACCCACATCGCGCAGATCCAGCGCCAGCGTTTCGGACAGCGCAACGACCGAATGCTTGCTCGCGTTGTATACCGCCATGCTCGGGCCGTTCAGCCAGCCTGCAGCGGAGGCGACGTTGACGATATGACCTTCGCCCTGCTCGATCATCATCGGGGTGAAGGCCTTGATGCCCCATACCACGCCGTAGAGGTTCACGCCCATCACCCATTCCCAGTCGGCCTGGGTGTTCATCCAGACCGGACCGCCAACGCTGACGCCAGCGTTATTGAACAGAACGTGCGCGCCGCCGAAGCGGCTCTTAGCCAGCGCGGCAAACTCCTGAACCTGCTCGAGTTTGGAAACGTCCAGACGCATGGTGGCTGACTCGGTGCCTGGTGCTTTTTCTTCAACCAGGCGCAGGGTTTCCTGCATGCCCTTCTCGTCGACATCGCCCAGCACCAGATTCATCCCGCGCGCGGCGCAGCACAACGCCAGCTCACGCCCCAGCCCGCTGCCGCCACCGGTGATTACCGCTACCTTGCCCTTTAAATCCTGCATGTGAAGTCTCCTGTCACGGGCTCTGAACGTTTCAAAGCGCAGTTGATCGAATTCGGTGTGTGAGAATGCCCTGCCGTTCCGGTAGCGGCTACTGCTATGCGCCTGGTTGATTGAGCTTTAGCAGCATGGCTTATTGCTGGACGCGGGTTGCGCAAAGCACGTCGTCGGCCGGCTGCAGGGTGATGAAAAGTCCGGCGAATCAGCTCAGCTCATTAGCGCAACATTCGGAGATCGCGATGCGTGCCTTTTTATTGTTAACACTGTTGCTGACCGGCTGCGTGTCTCAACCGCATGAGCCGGTACCGACGGATGTGGTGCGCATCAACCTCGACACCATGCGCCCCGGCGATCACCTCAGCGCTTATCGCCTTGATGGTGAGCTGGTCCAGGGGCTCCGGTTTGATGACATCCCGCCTGGTGAACACGAGCTACAGGTGCGCTATCGATATGAAAGCTCCGCCCGCGCCTCGGCCAGCGGCTTGCTGGGCGATATTCAGCGGCGCAGCTGCATTCTGGCGGTTTATTACGATGGGTTTGAGGCGGGTTATGAGTATCGACTGGTGGTCAATCAATTGGGCTGGTCAACGGTGGGTTGGCTGGAATCGTCCAGCGGGGAGTCGTTGGCGAGTGCCAGGGTGTTGCGGTGTGGGCCGGGGGTTTGAGGGTGATCGCAGCCAACGATACGAGAAGAAGAGATAGTCTGGCCTACACCCTAGGGGCGTAGAGCGCCCCGTGCTACGCCAAAGCCCTGCGGCACCAGCGGAACCCTGTCGGCGCGCAGGCGCACGCCAACCCCACGAACCAACCCCATTCGCAGAGCCTCCCTGAGGGTGTAGCGCGCCTGCGCTACGCCGAAGCCTTGCAGCAGCGAACCCTGTCGGCGTGCAGGCGCACGCCGACTCCAGGAATCAACCCATTCGCAGAGCCTTCCTGGGGGTGTAGCGCGCCTGCGCTACGCCGAAGCTCCACAGCAGCAGCAAACCTTGCTGGCGCGTCCGCATGCTGCCCGACGCGCGCGCCAACCTGAGGTTTCACCTGACCGCTTGCCTCCCTTCCGCGATGCAGTAAACTTGCGCCACGCCCTGACTGGTCTCGACACCCGGTCGGGAGTCTTCCGCTATTGAACCGGAGAAACACATGTCGATGATCAAACGTCCGCTGGCCGTGATGGCTGGTTTGTGCCTGTCTGTTGCTTCTGTTTTTTCTTCTGCTCACGCTGCCGACACCGAAGTGTTGCGGGTTTCTGCGATTCCTGACGAGGCGCCTACGGAGCTGCTGCGCAAGTTCAAGCCACTCGGTGAATACCTCGAAAAAGAGCTGGGCATGGAAGTGAAGTTCCAGCCGGTATCCGATTACGCAGGTGTGGTTGAGGCGCTGGGCGCGAAGCGACTGGATATGGCCTGGTTGGGCGGCTTTACCTTTGTGCAGGCGCGTTTGCGCACCGGCGACGCCATACCGCTGGTTCAGCGTGAGCAGGATGAGGTGTTCACCAGCACCTTTATTACCGCCGACGAGAAGGTCAACAAACATTCTGACCTGGAAGGCAAGAGCTTCGCCTTCGGCTCGGTTTCTTCTACCTCCGGCCACCTGATGCCGCGTTACTTCATGCAGCAGGACGGTATCGATCCCGATAAGTTCTTCAGCCGCGTCGCCTTCTCCGGCGCACATGATGCCACCGTCGCCTGGGTTGAATCCGGTCGTGTGGATGCTGGCGTGCTCAACGCATCGGTATGGGACAAGCTGGTGGAAGACGGCAAGGTCGATACCGACAAGGTTCGTGTATATAACCGCACCCCGACCTATTTCGATTACAACTGGACGGTGCGCGGTGATCTGGGTGAAGAGCTGACCGACAAGATCAAGCAGGCCTTCCTCAAGCTGGATCCTGAGAATCCCGAACACAAAGAGATCCTTGATCTGCAACGCGCCTCGCGCTTCATCGAAACCAATGCCGAGAACTACAAAGGCATCGAGGACGCTGCGCGCGCCGCCGGCCTGCTGGAGTGAGCATCCGACTGGACGGGGTAGGCCTGACCCATCCCGGCGGTTTCACGGCGCTCGAAAAGCTTGACCTGACGATCGCCGCCGGTGAACGCGTGGCGATTATCGGACCGTCTGGTGCTGGAAAAACCACACTATTACGCCTGCTCGGCACCGGCCTGAACCCCAGCGCCGGTCGCCTGAGCCTGCTGGAAAACGACCCGACGCAACTGCGTGGCCGCACACTGCGCCAGCTCCGCACGCGTATCGGCTTGATTCACCAGAGCCCGCCCCTGCCGCCACGGCAGAGGGTGGTGACAGCGGTACTGGCTGGGCGGCTTGGACAGTGGTCGCTGCCGCGCGCACTGGCGTCGCTGTGTTATCCGCTGGATGCAGAAGGTGCTCGCGCCGCCCTTGAACCTCTGGATCTGGCAGACAAACTCTATACGCGCTGCGATCAGCTATCCGGCGGCCAATTGCAACGCGTGGGCATTGCCCGCGTGTTGTATCAGGGCGCTGACCTGTTGCTGGCCGATGAGCCGGTATCTGCCATGGACCCGGTGCTGGCCGACCACACATTGGCATTGCTGAATCGCATCGCGGCAGAGCGCGAGGTCACCCTGGTTGCCAGCCTGCACGCGGTGGATCTGGCGCTACGGCATTTTCCGCGGGTGATTGGACTGCGCGGCGGCACCATTCTGTTTGATCGCGCAGCAAACGAAGTAACCGATGCCGATCTGAACGGCCTCTATGTAAACGACAGCCTGCGAGGCGCCGCTAGCGAATCTGCATCAACCAATGTGCCGCTACGGGACAAACTCACCCGAGCCGCGCCACGATGTTTCTAGCATCGCCCGCCGTCGCCAGTCGCGACCCGGCCGCCCTGCCCCGCCTGTTTATTACTGTGCTGGCCATCGCGCTACTCTGGCCCGGTCTGGTTATTACCGAGTTCTCGCTGGCCACGCTGGTTGACCCGCGCAACCTGGATGTATTCAGCCGCTTTCTCGCCGGATTCTGGCCGCCCGACACCTCGCCTGAATTCCTTGCCATGCTCGGCAAGGCGACGCTGGAAACCCTGGCCATGGCAACGGCAGGCCTGGCTCTGGCGCTATTGTTGGCTATCCCACTGAGCCTGTTTGCCAGCCGCGCATTGTCTGTTTCCGCTGTGCTGACCGGTCGCCCTTCACGCGGGGCCAGCGCAGCACGCTATCCGGTGCGTTTGTTGCTGATTCTGCTGCGCAGCATTCCTGAAATCGTCTGGGCACTGCTGTTTGTGCGTGCGGTGGGGCTCGGCCCCACCGCGGGCGTGCTGGCAATTGCCATCACCTACAGCGGCATGCTCGGCAAGGTGTACGCGGAGATTTACGAGTCGGTCGACCAACGCCCCGCACGGGCACTGATGCAGGCCGGCAGCCCTCGGTTGGCGGCATTCCTCTACGGCGTACTGCCGGCCGCTGCGCAGGAACTGATGTCCTATACCATCTACCGCTGGGAATGCGCCGTGCGCGCCTCAGTCATCATGGGCTTCGTCGGCGCGGGTGGTCTGGGGCAGATGATCGACCTGTCGATCCGCATGTTTGCCGGCGGTGAAGTAGTCAGCATTCTGCTTACCTTCCTTGTGCTGGTATTGCTGGCCGACCAGCTCAGTACGCTGTTGCGTCGGAGGCTGGCATGAGTCGGCGACTGGAGGCGATTCTCTGGATCGGCGCCATAATCACAGCACTGATCGCCTCCTTTGCCTATTTGAGGATGGATCTGCTCGGCTTGTTTCGTGGCGACAGCCCGGAGCAGATGCTCAGCTACGCGCAATCATTCTTCCCGCCGGAAACATCAGCGGACTGGTTAGCAAAAATAGCGCGTGGCGCACTGGAAACACTGGCCATATCAGCCATCGGCACTTTATTGGCTGCCCTGGCCGGTGCAGCGCTGAGTCTGTTGGCCGCAGGCCGGATCGGGCGCGTAGCCAAGAGCCTGTCGCGCCTGCTGCTCAATGCGTTGCGCTCGGTGCCTGAGCTGGTCTGGGCGGCATTGATGGTACTGGCTGCTGGGCTCGGACCCTTCGCCGGCACATTGGCCATTGCATTACACACCGCCGGCGTCCTCGGGCGGCTTTTTGCCGAAGCACTGGAAAATACTCCGACTGAACCGGCACAGGCATTACGCGATGCAGGTGCCGGCCCGATTGCCGCTTTCTGCTACGGCACCTTGCCGAATGTGATGCCGCAATGGATCGCCTACAGCTTGTATCGGTGGGAGAACAACATCCGCATGGCCGCGGTGCTCGGGTTTGTCGGCGCCGGTGGGCTGGGACAGATGTTGTATGTGACGCTCAGCCTGTTCCAACAGCCACGGGCGATGACTGTCATCCTGGCAATGATTGTGATGGTATTGCTGGTGGACGCCTTGAGCGCCTGGCTGCGAGCGCGCCTCGGCTAGACGCTAACCGCGCTCCTGCACCAATACCCAGGGGCGTACCACGACGGCCCAAAGATTCTCCGGGTCTCGCTCGCTCCAGTCCTGCGCCTGTTCATCCGTCAATAATGCAACCTTGCTCTGGTCCATCCAGCTTTTCACTGTCGCGCTGTCATCGCTGATCAATGCCTGGGCGACCTCTACCAGATCCAGATCCATTGCCGCCCACAACACCTGGCCACGGGCAAAATGCGGTTCCAGGGCTTTCCATTCGATCCTGGCAGTAGCGCCGAGAATTGCTGCATAGGTATCGGTGGGTTCGGTCATGGGGTGCTCCGGCTATCAATAAGCCGCGCATATTAACGCCCCGGCGCTGCGAAGACGAGCGTGCCCGCTGCGACCAGGTGTTGTCCTGCAACGGCCATTACTCTATCGCGCCTGAACCCTGTCTCTATCGGCCGCGTTCAGGGCTGATTGCTGGCACTTCGCGACTTTTTTGCCGCTTGGTTTCCCAGCTTCGCAAGCGGTTGCTAGACTGCTGCTATGGAGTTCACAGAATAACTGCGTTGCGACAGCCTGCAGGCCCCCTCAATCGTACGGATGACAGTGAGCAGAAAAATGAAAAAACCATACAGGAAAGCCCTTTCAAGCATGATCGCAGTGGCCGCCATGGCCGGCACCTCCGGCTTTGTAATGGCCGCAGACACCATCAAGATCGCTCTGGCCGGTCCGGTCACCGGGCCTGTCGCGCAATATGGGGACATGCAATTCATTGGGGCCAAGATGGCGATCGACCGGATCAACGCTGCGGGCGGCGTGAAGGGTAGTCAGCTCGAAGGCATGGTGTTTGACGATGCATGCGATCCGAAACAGGCCGTCGCCGTCGCCAACCGTATCGTCAATGAAGACATCCAGTTTGTGGTCGGCCATCTCTGCTCCAGTTCCACCCAGCCCGCCTCCGATATCTACGAAGATGAAGGCATCCTCATGATTACGGCGGCCTCGACCAGCCCGGAGATCACCGAACGCGGTTATGAGTTGATCTTCCGAACCATCGGTCTGGACAGCCTGCAAGGCCCCACCGCTGGCAAATATATTGTCGAGCAGGTCAAGCCGAAGAAAGTTGCGGTGGTGCACGACAAACAGCAGTACGGCGAAGGCATAGCCACTGCGGTGCGCGATGTACTGAACGAAAACAATATCGACGTCGCCCTGTTTGAAGGGATCACCGCCGGGGACAAGGATTTCTCTGCGCTGATTTCCAGGCTGCGCCAGAGCGATGTCGACTTTGTTTACTTCGGCGGCTATCACCCGGAGCTGGGGCTGATTCTGCGCCAGGCCAGAGAGCAAGGCCTGAAGGCCACCTTTATGGGGCCGGAGGGCGTCGGCAATACGGACATCACTGCGATCGCCGGCGAAGCGGCCGAAGGCATGCTGGTTACCTTGCCCAAGGCGTTCGATGAAGACCCGAAAAACGCTGACCTGGTAAAAGCCTTCAAGGATAAGAACGAGGACCCTTCCGGCGCCTTCGTATTCCCCGCTTATGCCGCTGTGCAGGTCATCGCGGACGGTATCAAGCTGGCTGACAGCACTGATCCATTCGACGTCGCCGAAGCATTGCGCTCAAACAGCTTCGAGACACCCACTGGCACGCTGAGCTTCGATGAAAAGGGCGATCTCAAGGACTTCAATTTCGTGGTCTACGAGTGGCACGCCGATTCCAGCAAAACCGCACTGTCCGAATAATGCAAATATTCGCAGGCCCGCTGGTAACCCCACGGGCCTGTTGTTATGCCCCTGACACTGCCCGCATTGACCGTCCTGTCCTTTTCCAGGTGTTGTGGCCATGCCCGATTCGCTTTACTACTTCGTCCAGCAACTGCTGAACGGCCTGACGGTCGGCAGCACCTACGCCCTGATCGCCATCGGCTACACGATGGTCTACGGCATTATCGGCATGATCAACTTCGCCCACGGCGAGGTGTACATGATCGGCAGCTATATCACCTTCATTTCCATTGCGGCTTTGGCGATGTTCGGGATCGAGTACCTGCCGCTGATGATCATCGGCACCTTCATCATCAGCATGATAGTGACGAGCGCCTACGGCTATAGCATTGAACGTGTTGCCTATCGCCCCCTGCGTGGTGGTAACCGGTTGATTCCGTTGATTTCCGCGATTGGCATGTCGATCTTTCTGCAGAATCTGGTGCGTCTGGCGCAGGGCTCGCGGGACATTGCCATGCCCAACCTGATACCCGGCGGCATCAATATCGGCCCGCCCGAGGGCTTCAGCGCAACGCTGTCCTATATGCAGATGATCATTTTCGCGGTGACGCTGGTCGCCATGACCGTGCTGACGCTGTTCATCACCCACTCACGCATGGGCCGTGCCTGCCGCGCCTGCGCTGAAGATCTGAAAATGACCAACCTGCTGGGCATCAACACCAACGGCATCATCGCATTGACCTTTGTCATCGGCGCTGCACTGGCAGCGGTTGCCGGGGTATTGCTGGGCATGTATTACGGCGTGGTGAATCCCTACATCGGTTTCATGGCCGGGCTGAAGGCCTTCACGGCGGCGGTGCTTGGCGGTATCGGCAGC is a window of Pseudomonas sp. gcc21 DNA encoding:
- a CDS encoding putative selenate ABC transporter substrate-binding protein is translated as MIKRPLAVMAGLCLSVASVFSSAHAADTEVLRVSAIPDEAPTELLRKFKPLGEYLEKELGMEVKFQPVSDYAGVVEALGAKRLDMAWLGGFTFVQARLRTGDAIPLVQREQDEVFTSTFITADEKVNKHSDLEGKSFAFGSVSSTSGHLMPRYFMQQDGIDPDKFFSRVAFSGAHDATVAWVESGRVDAGVLNASVWDKLVEDGKVDTDKVRVYNRTPTYFDYNWTVRGDLGEELTDKIKQAFLKLDPENPEHKEILDLQRASRFIETNAENYKGIEDAARAAGLLE
- a CDS encoding Sbal_3080 family lipoprotein yields the protein MHGKLFVVFALALPLFGCSIQQQIEHVNKRPNAPLCVVNNPGVRSGVLDSVLLTLSSRGVNYHLVHNRSAAQACEWALTYDARWSVDLGSYMSYAAIQVYRGGRPAGHAIYDASNGRGHPDKYVQVQPKIVELVDELFRP
- the livH gene encoding high-affinity branched-chain amino acid ABC transporter permease LivH, with the protein product MPDSLYYFVQQLLNGLTVGSTYALIAIGYTMVYGIIGMINFAHGEVYMIGSYITFISIAALAMFGIEYLPLMIIGTFIISMIVTSAYGYSIERVAYRPLRGGNRLIPLISAIGMSIFLQNLVRLAQGSRDIAMPNLIPGGINIGPPEGFSATLSYMQMIIFAVTLVAMTVLTLFITHSRMGRACRACAEDLKMTNLLGINTNGIIALTFVIGAALAAVAGVLLGMYYGVVNPYIGFMAGLKAFTAAVLGGIGSIPGAVLGGLLLGVTEAMTAGYFSSEYKDVVAFSLLILVLLFRPSGILGRPEVEKV
- a CDS encoding nucleotidyltransferase substrate binding protein; translation: MADQDIRWLQRLANYQRALSRLRDAVDLAGTRPLSDLEKQGLIQAFEFVFELAWNLMKDYFLYQGNPAITGSRDAIRSAFKQQLITDGEGWMEMIKSRNQSAHTYNEAVANAITDNILNIYHDLFEQFAIQMQTLADQP
- a CDS encoding phosphonate ABC transporter ATP-binding protein; this encodes MSIRLDGVGLTHPGGFTALEKLDLTIAAGERVAIIGPSGAGKTTLLRLLGTGLNPSAGRLSLLENDPTQLRGRTLRQLRTRIGLIHQSPPLPPRQRVVTAVLAGRLGQWSLPRALASLCYPLDAEGARAALEPLDLADKLYTRCDQLSGGQLQRVGIARVLYQGADLLLADEPVSAMDPVLADHTLALLNRIAAEREVTLVASLHAVDLALRHFPRVIGLRGGTILFDRAANEVTDADLNGLYVNDSLRGAASESASTNVPLRDKLTRAAPRCF
- the phnE gene encoding phosphonate ABC transporter, permease protein PhnE encodes the protein MSRRLEAILWIGAIITALIASFAYLRMDLLGLFRGDSPEQMLSYAQSFFPPETSADWLAKIARGALETLAISAIGTLLAALAGAALSLLAAGRIGRVAKSLSRLLLNALRSVPELVWAALMVLAAGLGPFAGTLAIALHTAGVLGRLFAEALENTPTEPAQALRDAGAGPIAAFCYGTLPNVMPQWIAYSLYRWENNIRMAAVLGFVGAGGLGQMLYVTLSLFQQPRAMTVILAMIVMVLLVDALSAWLRARLG
- a CDS encoding nucleotidyltransferase domain-containing protein — its product is MTAETPFGLPATAIAALRHLFDRWPDIESVWIYGSRAKGNYRPGSDIDLTLKGEALDMHDLLAIENQIDDLLLPWSVDLSLYTHIDNDSLREHIERAGQVFYQRTAG
- a CDS encoding alpha/beta fold hydrolase, encoding MNANKAVVRVHRDLKVHTSYYACPGVTSTIILVNGSLATSASFGQTLRYLQPLFNVVLFDMPYAGQSRPYNPCPPLIGKEDEAIILLELIEHFEADRVMSFSWGGVATLLALAQRPERIKQAVIESFSPVLNAPMRDYLASAEDCLAALDREEVGDLINRTIGEYLPPFFKRCNFRHVSTLEDHEYEQMLYHVRQMKSLVADNYMRCVSNIDVPLLFINGEWDQYTSPEDARKFGGLAPQAEFVTVRHCGHFLEMEHRTAWWEVRRAVEGFLLARPKPKPVEATQPVAEQPNVLPFRKVASVG
- a CDS encoding SDR family NAD(P)-dependent oxidoreductase, which encodes MQDLKGKVAVITGGGSGLGRELALCCAARGMNLVLGDVDEKGMQETLRLVEEKAPGTESATMRLDVSKLEQVQEFAALAKSRFGGAHVLFNNAGVSVGGPVWMNTQADWEWVMGVNLYGVVWGIKAFTPMMIEQGEGHIVNVASAAGWLNGPSMAVYNASKHSVVALSETLALDLRDVGAEQVGVTVLCPAFFPTAIHDSARNRPADKADTIVRTEVAAERTAAIQSAVAKGRIKAEDIAEMTLKAVEEDQFYVFPHRKIKDLIRLRAEAAGVEKTVFDSMNP
- a CDS encoding DUF2288 domain-containing protein, encoding MTEPTDTYAAILGATARIEWKALEPHFARGQVLWAAMDLDLVEVAQALISDDSATVKSWMDQSKVALLTDEQAQDWSERDPENLWAVVVRPWVLVQERG
- a CDS encoding branched-chain amino acid ABC transporter substrate-binding protein, with the translated sequence MKKPYRKALSSMIAVAAMAGTSGFVMAADTIKIALAGPVTGPVAQYGDMQFIGAKMAIDRINAAGGVKGSQLEGMVFDDACDPKQAVAVANRIVNEDIQFVVGHLCSSSTQPASDIYEDEGILMITAASTSPEITERGYELIFRTIGLDSLQGPTAGKYIVEQVKPKKVAVVHDKQQYGEGIATAVRDVLNENNIDVALFEGITAGDKDFSALISRLRQSDVDFVYFGGYHPELGLILRQAREQGLKATFMGPEGVGNTDITAIAGEAAEGMLVTLPKAFDEDPKNADLVKAFKDKNEDPSGAFVFPAYAAVQVIADGIKLADSTDPFDVAEALRSNSFETPTGTLSFDEKGDLKDFNFVVYEWHADSSKTALSE
- a CDS encoding ABC transporter permease, which produces MFLASPAVASRDPAALPRLFITVLAIALLWPGLVITEFSLATLVDPRNLDVFSRFLAGFWPPDTSPEFLAMLGKATLETLAMATAGLALALLLAIPLSLFASRALSVSAVLTGRPSRGASAARYPVRLLLILLRSIPEIVWALLFVRAVGLGPTAGVLAIAITYSGMLGKVYAEIYESVDQRPARALMQAGSPRLAAFLYGVLPAAAQELMSYTIYRWECAVRASVIMGFVGAGGLGQMIDLSIRMFAGGEVVSILLTFLVLVLLADQLSTLLRRRLA